From the genome of Biomphalaria glabrata chromosome 1, xgBioGlab47.1, whole genome shotgun sequence, one region includes:
- the LOC106063267 gene encoding uncharacterized protein LOC106063267, translating to MEVSLQVEEKEMDTRQAASVAPPTLNADLAFNIGQRTVDTMKHVVQPGNPCTDPGRDAAMPSVDVGQAQHKIPPAQRLPEGNRCAFAKKSGPWSQGCLAKQEDDVSSSSSDSDDERYDLAERYDVVDSGDERYDVVDSGDERYDVVQEDPAALGTDKNGQAAGMKRNDAAVTPSVQAGQLRNIRQAPHIYAENRGALANGPGPWSPEYLDKQREDVSTSSSDSDDERYDLVGL from the coding sequence ATGGAAGTTTCTTTACAGGTGGAGGAAAAGGAAATGGATACTCGACAAGCAGCGAGTGTAGCTCCGCCCACTCTAAACGCCGATTTGGCTTTCAATATCGGTCAGCGTACCGTAGACACAATGAAACATGTAGTGCAACCTGGCAACCCCTGCACTGATCCTGGTAGAGATGCAGCAATGCCAAGCGTCGATGTTGGCCAAGCGCAGCACAAGATACCCCCAGCTCAACGCCTACCTGAAGGGAATCGCTGCGCATTTGCTAAAAAATCTGGCCCATGGTCTCAAGGATGTTTAGCTAAACAGGAAGACGATGTATCAAGCTCCTCCTCGGACTCAGATGACGAACGGTACGACCTAGCGGAAAGATACGATGTGGTAGACTCAGGGGACGAAAGATACGATGTGGTAGACTCAGGGGACGAAAGATACGATGTGGTACAGGAAGACCCTGCCGCACTTGGCACAGATAAAAATGGACAAGCTGCTGGTATGAAGCGTAACGATGCTGCTGTAACCCCAAGTGTCCAAGCTGGTCAGTTGCGCAACATACGTCAAGCTCCACACATTTACGCGGAGAATCGTGGCGCACTAGCTAATGGGCCTGGCCCATGGTCTCCAGAATATTTAGATAAACAGAGAGAAGATGTTTCAACTTCCTCCTCGGACTCAGATGACGAAAGATacgatctagtaggcctataa